The nucleotide sequence GGCCCGGGCCAGGACGACGGTTGCCGCTCCATCCGGCCATCCCCTTAAGGCTTGTTCAATAGCTGTATCAATCCGATCCTTGCCGGCTAAACGAATCAATTCCAAAGCTACAGGTGTTTGAGGCGGATCAGGTACTTCTTCTTCGTAAGGGGGGCCTTGGGCATCGCCAGAGCTATTAGGATCATCCGGGCTTTTCGGCTCATTCGGATCACCGGGATCGGCGGGCTCGCCGCCGGGGGTGTCCGCTGAGTTGAGATCTCCATAATGGATAGGTTCCGGAGTCATCCAACTATCCGTCTTAAGGGGAATTCCTGCAGCGGGAAGCAGCTCCAAGGAAATGGGCGTGACCTTCACAGGATCGATGTACCGGGCTAAAAAGCCCTCCGGGTGAGCCAGAACGTTAAAGATTTTCTCTTGATAAGTCAGGGTACCAGGGCTTGTTGCGGCGAGAGTATTGGGGTTGTTTTTGTCCGTCCAGATATTATAGGCCCATAAGGCAAAATACCAGTTTTCCAACTTATTGCGATCCCCGTCCCCGATGGTTGGCGTAAAGCGCCATTTTTCATCGAGAAGTTCGGCACCCTTGCGGAGGTTGAACATAATGTCCGTTTCAAGTTTATGGATGGTTTCGAGGTCGTTATCATTATAGGTTGCCACCTGCATAATCCCAATGGCAGGATGCTCCGGTCTCGAAAACAAAGGATTCCCTTCTTTATCGAATTGACGCCAGGAACTTTCTTTAAAGGCGATGGCTTTGAGTATTATGCTGGGAATTTTTTTTTCTTTGGCTACCTCTTCGATCATTTGATTGATCTCATCATAGGATGGATTAACATAGGTATCGCCCGTTGTTTGCGATAAACTCTCCGGACTTGCCGCAGCAGCATAAAGGGTGGCAGGCTGACTTAAAGTTTGAGTGGTTAATAAAGCACAAATCATCATACCGGTTATGGCGTAGCGTCGAATCACGGCAACTCCTCCTAATTCGTGTCGATTTGTACTTATTTCAACATTTTCTCCTTGTTTCCTTCCTCAAAGTTGGAGATTCTGCGGAAATAATAAGGCCTGGTTCTGTTCTGCCGAAGAACAAAACCAGGCGATTAGTAGCGTGCTTTATTATTTAAGCCTTAATACTTATTATTTAACTACTCTTACATGTGCTGTTTCGATCTGCAAACGATCAAGCTTTCCCTTAATCTGATCCAATTCAGTAAAGATATGTTGATTGACATCCTTCTGAACTTCCCGGGCGTCAAATAAGGCCTGGATCTTGACATTAGTCTCATTCTCTAATGTCAGTTTAATGTGAGTCACTTCCGACGCCAGAGCTTCTTGTCCGATTTTTAAAGCTGTTACATCGCTCCTTAACTCTTCCTGACCAACCTTTAAAGCTGTTACATCGTTCCTTAATTCTTCTTGACCTTTAAGCAGTTCACCCAAGATGCTTAAGATTTTCTCTTCCAACCCTAAGCCCTCCCCATCACTCAAACAATTGGTATTCTACCAAGCCCATTTTAGCAAATTTTCATAACAAATGAAACAGGCCCAGCCATCGATTCCTAAATTTAGAAACCGATGGCTGGGCTGAATTCCTAGCTTATAATAGGTTTAGAAGTGCTTTTGGACTCTAGGGTTCTAAGAGAGTCTCCCCTGTAATGAGCCAGCGGGTATCTTTCTTCACCAAATTGGCTCGCACTTTAATCTGATGTTTGGTGCTTTCACCCAGAGTCACTTGATTGCCGATATCATAGTCTTGAGCAACATAACTATAAACGGCCGTCAATGTCGCCGAGGTCGAGGCAGCGGAGTCCACTTTCAGTTCATCAAAGCGGATAGAACTGACTTCCATCCCCACTCCCTGAGCGATGAATGGTTCCGCCTGGCGGGCATGTTTTTCAAAAAGCTCTCCGGTATAAGCCTCTGCCAGTTTGGCCCGGAAAGCGATCATATCCGGGGATTTCCAGGCTTCAAATAATGTGGCTACATTAAGTTTGTAATCG is from Desulfitobacterium chlororespirans DSM 11544 and encodes:
- a CDS encoding cell wall-binding repeat-containing protein, with product MIRRYAITGMMICALLTTQTLSQPATLYAAAASPESLSQTTGDTYVNPSYDEINQMIEEVAKEKKIPSIILKAIAFKESSWRQFDKEGNPLFSRPEHPAIGIMQVATYNDNDLETIHKLETDIMFNLRKGAELLDEKWRFTPTIGDGDRNKLENWYFALWAYNIWTDKNNPNTLAATSPGTLTYQEKIFNVLAHPEGFLARYIDPVKVTPISLELLPAAGIPLKTDSWMTPEPIHYGDLNSADTPGGEPADPGDPNEPKSPDDPNSSGDAQGPPYEEEVPDPPQTPVALELIRLAGKDRIDTAIEQALRGWPDGAATVVLARADHFPDALAGAPLAAQYDAPILLTSSQALEARVAEAIMALGPEKVILLGGEGALSQKISAKLEDLGWDSDQQIRVSGLNRYETAANIALATAGISQHLSTGSIEAVALATGQNFPDALSIASIAGVKQMPILLTEAKTLPKETMEALRDLNPQKVYLIGGEGAISLSIQDTIQEQLSLSSSQLVRLSGDSRYDTMAAVAEAFAVEGQGLCFATGQEFPDALAGAALAARLNATVILLPKSSIEEYPRLKNAIAQYPCNFETQPYIFGGEGAVSPEQAAELKELLENTYVAVNLTD